In Garciella nitratireducens DSM 15102, a single window of DNA contains:
- a CDS encoding aminopeptidase: MKEENGLQKKLVKKWGNGWKIISEEQKKQIFEFSEGYKNFLDLAKTERESVKEIVKLAEKNGFISLEEVIKQSIKLEPGQKLYKVYNGKTIALFVLGKEDLTKGMNIVGSHIDSPRLDLKPNPLYEEEGMAFFKTHYYGGIKKYQWVTIPLSLHGVVITRDGKKVEIKIGEGKGDPVFYISDLLPHLAKDQMEKKMAEGVSGEGLNLVVGSIPYGEEDLSEAIKLNILNLLYEKYGMVEEDFVSADLEAVPAYNAKDVGLDRSFITAYGQDDRVCAYTSLQAILGIKDPQRTAVALMSDKEEVGSQGSTGMQSAFFENMVAELIELTQEQPSELKVRRALSNSKVLSADVNAGYDPNFPDTHDKNNAAYIGKGVVLTKYTGARGKSGSNDANAEFMGEVRKVFHENDVIWQTGELGKVDKGGGGTIAYILANYGMDVVDCGTALLSMHAPMELSSKLDVYETYKAFRAFYKIK, encoded by the coding sequence ATGAAAGAAGAAAATGGATTGCAGAAAAAATTAGTAAAAAAATGGGGAAATGGTTGGAAAATCATAAGTGAAGAACAAAAGAAACAGATATTTGAATTCTCTGAAGGATATAAAAATTTCTTAGATTTAGCAAAAACCGAGAGAGAAAGTGTAAAGGAAATTGTAAAATTAGCAGAGAAAAATGGTTTTATTTCTTTAGAAGAAGTGATAAAACAATCAATAAAGCTAGAGCCAGGACAAAAGCTTTATAAGGTATATAATGGAAAAACAATCGCACTTTTTGTTTTAGGAAAAGAAGATTTAACTAAAGGAATGAACATTGTGGGCTCTCATATTGATTCGCCTCGTTTAGATTTAAAGCCTAATCCTTTATATGAAGAAGAGGGTATGGCTTTTTTCAAAACTCATTATTATGGAGGAATTAAAAAATATCAATGGGTTACTATTCCTTTGAGTTTACATGGAGTGGTAATTACTAGAGATGGAAAAAAGGTAGAAATAAAAATAGGAGAAGGGAAAGGAGACCCTGTTTTTTATATAAGTGATCTTTTGCCTCATTTAGCGAAAGATCAAATGGAGAAAAAAATGGCAGAAGGAGTTAGTGGAGAAGGATTGAATTTAGTGGTTGGTAGTATTCCTTATGGAGAAGAAGATCTATCAGAAGCCATTAAATTAAACATTTTAAATCTTCTTTATGAGAAATATGGAATGGTAGAAGAAGACTTTGTTTCTGCTGATTTAGAAGCAGTGCCAGCTTATAATGCAAAAGATGTAGGATTAGATCGTAGTTTTATCACAGCTTATGGACAAGACGATAGAGTATGTGCTTATACTTCTTTACAAGCAATATTAGGGATAAAAGATCCTCAAAGAACTGCTGTAGCTTTAATGTCTGATAAAGAAGAAGTTGGAAGTCAAGGAAGTACAGGAATGCAATCTGCATTTTTTGAAAATATGGTGGCAGAACTTATTGAGTTAACACAAGAACAACCTAGTGAATTAAAAGTAAGAAGAGCTTTATCTAATTCTAAAGTATTATCTGCTGATGTGAATGCAGGATATGATCCTAATTTTCCTGATACTCATGATAAAAATAACGCCGCTTATATTGGAAAAGGAGTTGTTTTAACAAAATATACTGGTGCAAGGGGAAAAAGTGGTAGCAATGATGCTAATGCTGAATTCATGGGAGAAGTGAGAAAAGTTTTTCATGAAAATGATGTTATTTGGCAAACAGGAGAATTAGGAAAAGTAGATAAAGGTGGCGGAGGAACAATTGCTTATATTTTAGCAAAT
- a CDS encoding DUF896 domain-containing protein, with protein sequence MLSKEKIDRINVLAKKAKKEGLTEEEKKEQQKLRKEYLENFRKNFRRQLDSIKIVEE encoded by the coding sequence ATGCTTTCAAAAGAAAAAATTGATCGAATCAATGTTTTAGCAAAAAAAGCAAAAAAAGAAGGATTAACTGAAGAAGAAAAAAAAGAGCAACAAAAGTTAAGAAAAGAATATTTAGAAAATTTTAGAAAAAATTTTCGAAGACAATTAGATTCAATAAAAATAGTAGAGGAATAA
- a CDS encoding VanZ family protein, protein MLDFKDTNFSWVGVLLWMIVIFCFSAQPANQSAGLSSKITQVMISIIEKWTPLDITTFLEEEKKELIHHIIRKMAHILLYFVLGFLITNAFRNNEKMEGVTLVFAFLICLFYAFSDEFHQLYVPGRSGQIKDVFIDSGGSFLGISGYYIIFKFKKKNF, encoded by the coding sequence ATGTTAGATTTTAAAGATACTAATTTTTCTTGGGTAGGAGTTTTATTATGGATGATAGTGATTTTTTGCTTTTCAGCTCAACCAGCAAATCAATCTGCTGGACTGAGTAGTAAGATAACACAAGTAATGATTTCGATTATAGAAAAATGGACTCCTTTGGATATAACTACTTTTTTAGAAGAAGAAAAAAAGGAGTTAATTCATCATATTATAAGAAAAATGGCTCACATATTACTTTATTTTGTATTAGGTTTTCTTATAACAAATGCTTTTAGAAATAATGAAAAAATGGAAGGAGTAACCTTAGTTTTTGCTTTTTTAATCTGTCTATTTTATGCTTTTAGCGATGAATTTCATCAATTATACGTTCCAGGAAGATCTGGTCAAATAAAAGATGTATTTATTGATAGTGGTGGTTCTTTTTTAGGAATAAGTGGATATTATATTATTTTTAAATTTAAAAAGAAGAATTTTTAG
- the thiE gene encoding thiamine phosphate synthase, producing the protein MNVDRKSMLLYAITDRTWLGTHSLKEQVEQTIQAGATFVQLREKNISNEEFVKLAKEIKEVTDVYKIPFVINDNIRVAQIVDADGVHIGQEDMNVKEVRKILGEDKIIGVSAQTVEQAIQAQQEGADYIGTGAVFPTSTKKDADIISLDILKKICQRVSIPVVAIGGINESNVMKLKDIGISGISVISAIFSKPDIYSATKNLRMLSEQIVEE; encoded by the coding sequence TTGAACGTAGATAGGAAATCTATGCTCTTATACGCTATTACAGATAGAACTTGGTTAGGAACCCATTCCTTAAAAGAGCAAGTAGAACAAACCATCCAAGCAGGAGCTACTTTTGTACAATTAAGAGAAAAAAATATTTCTAATGAAGAATTTGTAAAACTAGCAAAAGAAATAAAAGAAGTTACGGATGTTTATAAAATTCCTTTTGTTATTAATGATAATATTAGAGTGGCTCAAATAGTAGATGCTGATGGAGTACATATAGGACAAGAGGATATGAATGTAAAAGAAGTTCGAAAGATATTAGGAGAAGATAAGATTATTGGAGTTTCCGCTCAAACTGTAGAGCAGGCTATTCAAGCCCAACAAGAGGGAGCAGATTATATTGGTACTGGAGCTGTTTTTCCTACTTCTACGAAAAAAGACGCTGATATTATTTCACTCGATATTTTAAAGAAGATTTGTCAGAGAGTTTCTATCCCTGTTGTAGCGATAGGAGGGATTAATGAAAGTAATGTAATGAAATTGAAAGACATTGGTATTAGCGGAATTTCTGTTATTTCTGCTATTTTTTCTAAACCCGATATTTATAGTGCTACAAAAAATTTAAGAATGTTATCTGAGCAGATAGTAGAAGAATAA
- the thiM gene encoding hydroxyethylthiazole kinase, with protein MYEKIIQNVQKKTPLVHCITNYVTVNDCANIALACGGSPIMADEIKEVEEITSLSDGLVINIGTLNEKTIQSMIKAGKRANELFHPVILDPVGAGASKLRTETAFYLLKEIKCSVIRGNASEIKTLCEGKGTTKGVDVDERDAVENYLTHSISLAKKLSRQTDSVVVITGAIDVVTNGEITYIIRNGHPLMAKITGTGCMLTTVIGCYCGANKQNILEATVTAVGAMGLCGELAYKELQKVGRGTSTYRTFIIDFMSNINKVVLEEGLEIERR; from the coding sequence ATGTATGAAAAAATAATACAAAATGTTCAGAAGAAGACGCCTTTAGTTCATTGTATTACCAATTATGTGACGGTAAATGATTGTGCCAATATTGCGTTGGCTTGTGGAGGTTCTCCTATTATGGCAGATGAAATAAAGGAAGTAGAAGAGATTACTTCTTTAAGTGATGGTCTTGTTATAAATATTGGGACTTTAAATGAGAAGACCATACAGTCTATGATAAAGGCTGGGAAAAGAGCAAATGAACTTTTCCATCCGGTAATTTTAGATCCTGTTGGAGCAGGAGCTTCCAAACTAAGAACAGAAACAGCGTTTTATTTGTTAAAGGAAATAAAATGTTCAGTTATTCGAGGAAATGCTTCAGAGATAAAAACTCTATGTGAAGGGAAAGGTACTACAAAAGGGGTAGATGTTGATGAAAGAGATGCTGTTGAAAATTATTTAACGCATTCTATTTCCTTGGCAAAAAAATTAAGTAGGCAAACTGATTCTGTGGTAGTAATCACTGGTGCTATCGATGTAGTAACTAATGGAGAAATTACTTATATTATAAGAAATGGACATCCTCTTATGGCAAAAATCACAGGAACTGGATGTATGTTAACTACAGTTATTGGCTGTTATTGTGGTGCTAATAAGCAAAATATATTAGAAGCAACGGTAACAGCTGTTGGAGCAATGGGATTATGTGGAGAACTAGCTTACAAAGAACTACAAAAAGTAGGGAGAGGAACTTCTACTTATCGAACTTTTATTATTGATTTTATGAGTAATATAAATAAAGTTGTTTTAGAGGAGGGATTAGAGATTGAACGTAGATAG
- a CDS encoding fumarylacetoacetate hydrolase family protein has product MKLLHFKKKNRVKLGVKTEKGVLDLQSVAKQLHVEIAGTIDELIKKDQLSILQKIIDNVNQEEFSSFYLREQDLILEPVILNPEKILCIGLNYRNHIQETKENIPETPVLFSKFNNALTAHKEKILFPKGSEKVDYEAELVIVMGKQAKDIEEKDALSYVFGYTAGNDFSARDLQFLTGQWLIGKTLDGFAPVGPYIVTAETIDPSNLRIQSKVNGELRQDSNTKYMIFNCAKIISYVSKYMTLKPGDMIFTGTPEGVTLGHTAEGKKYLKSGDEIEIIIEKIGTLKNKLI; this is encoded by the coding sequence TTGAAGTTATTGCATTTCAAAAAAAAAAACAGAGTTAAATTAGGAGTAAAAACGGAAAAAGGAGTTCTTGATCTTCAAAGTGTTGCAAAACAATTGCATGTAGAAATAGCTGGTACGATAGATGAATTAATAAAAAAAGATCAATTATCTATTCTTCAAAAAATAATAGATAATGTAAATCAAGAAGAATTTTCTTCTTTTTATTTAAGAGAGCAAGATCTTATATTAGAACCAGTCATTTTAAATCCTGAAAAAATTCTTTGTATCGGATTAAATTATAGAAATCATATTCAAGAAACTAAGGAAAATATTCCAGAGACTCCTGTTTTATTTAGTAAATTTAATAATGCTTTGACCGCTCATAAAGAAAAAATACTTTTTCCTAAAGGATCAGAAAAAGTAGATTATGAGGCAGAGTTGGTTATCGTTATGGGAAAGCAAGCAAAGGATATAGAGGAAAAAGATGCTCTTTCTTATGTATTTGGCTATACGGCAGGGAATGATTTTTCAGCAAGGGATCTTCAATTTCTAACAGGGCAATGGCTTATTGGGAAGACTTTAGATGGTTTTGCGCCGGTTGGCCCTTATATTGTTACAGCAGAGACAATTGATCCAAGTAATTTAAGAATTCAAAGTAAAGTGAATGGAGAATTAAGACAAGATTCTAATACAAAGTATATGATATTCAATTGTGCTAAAATTATTAGTTATGTTTCAAAATATATGACTTTAAAGCCTGGAGATATGATTTTTACAGGAACTCCAGAGGGAGTTACTTTAGGACATACTGCAGAAGGAAAGAAGTATCTAAAATCAGGAGATGAGATTGAAATTATCATAGAAAAGATTGGAACTTTAAAAAATAAACTGATATAA
- a CDS encoding ABC-ATPase domain-containing protein: MRSYQHLEKMLEKIDGRGYKAYQELQGQYQWKDYILSIDYVQGDPFASPSRIRVILSEDKAGFPENLYDTFYKRKGVIDFLSRTVAQNIQKFYHRVGGSGKSGLLSIGHCGQEILDRNFVVIDKKHVEARLEVGLPAAGRRILGREAKKIFFEALPKITETSLFYKNISKEQLQKTVALVEDQHCIRQELEKRNLVAFIANGSILPRESGVSQRPLKIGAIPFQSPKEYEIALELPNYGTIKGMGIPEGVTLIVGGGFHGKSTLLEALELGVYDHKLGDGREYLITRENAVKIKAEDGRSVEKVNISPFINNLPMGQDTIRFSSENASGSTSQAANIIEALEIGTDLLLIDEDTSATNFMIRDGRMQQLVQKEKEPITPFIDKVRELYKEKGVSTILVIGGSGDYFEVADHVIMMDEYVPKDVTKQAKDIAKKNQNLRKIESISKEQENPPRVLLKTSFPKGKKGVKIKSKGLEHIVYNKMDVDLRNLEQLIDSNQTNALCFILYYIMETMVDDKKTLSEIVDQVYEEILKRGLDIVSPFKGHPGNMALPRKYEIAGMLNRFRSLKIK, from the coding sequence GTGAGATCTTATCAGCATTTAGAAAAAATGTTAGAAAAAATAGATGGGAGAGGATATAAAGCTTATCAAGAATTACAAGGACAGTATCAATGGAAGGATTATATTTTATCTATTGATTATGTTCAAGGAGATCCTTTTGCTTCTCCATCTAGAATTCGAGTGATATTATCAGAGGATAAAGCAGGCTTTCCTGAAAATTTATATGATACATTTTATAAACGTAAAGGTGTGATAGATTTTTTAAGTAGAACGGTAGCTCAAAACATTCAAAAATTTTATCATAGAGTAGGAGGATCAGGGAAAAGTGGTCTTCTTTCTATTGGACATTGTGGACAAGAAATTTTAGATAGAAATTTTGTGGTTATTGATAAAAAACATGTAGAAGCTAGATTAGAAGTAGGACTACCTGCTGCTGGAAGGAGGATCCTTGGTAGAGAAGCTAAAAAGATTTTTTTTGAAGCTCTTCCTAAAATCACAGAAACTTCTTTATTTTATAAAAATATTTCAAAAGAACAACTGCAAAAAACAGTAGCTTTGGTGGAAGATCAGCATTGTATTCGTCAAGAATTAGAAAAAAGAAATTTGGTGGCTTTTATTGCTAATGGAAGTATATTGCCTAGAGAAAGTGGAGTATCTCAACGCCCTTTAAAAATAGGAGCAATTCCTTTTCAAAGTCCAAAGGAATATGAGATCGCATTAGAGCTTCCTAATTATGGGACAATCAAAGGGATGGGGATTCCAGAAGGTGTGACTTTGATTGTAGGAGGAGGGTTTCATGGGAAATCTACTCTGCTAGAAGCACTAGAATTAGGGGTATATGATCATAAACTAGGAGATGGAAGAGAGTATCTTATTACTCGGGAAAATGCAGTAAAGATTAAGGCAGAAGATGGAAGAAGTGTAGAAAAAGTTAATATTTCTCCTTTTATTAATAATCTTCCTATGGGACAGGATACCATAAGATTTTCTAGTGAAAATGCTAGTGGAAGTACTTCTCAAGCGGCTAATATTATAGAAGCTTTGGAAATAGGAACAGATTTGCTTTTAATTGATGAAGATACTAGCGCTACCAATTTTATGATTCGAGATGGACGGATGCAACAACTTGTGCAAAAAGAAAAAGAACCGATTACTCCTTTTATTGATAAAGTGAGAGAATTGTATAAAGAGAAAGGAGTATCTACCATCTTGGTCATAGGCGGTTCTGGAGATTATTTTGAAGTAGCAGATCATGTTATTATGATGGATGAGTATGTTCCTAAGGATGTTACAAAACAGGCAAAAGATATTGCAAAGAAAAATCAAAATTTAAGAAAAATAGAGTCTATTTCTAAAGAACAAGAAAATCCTCCTAGAGTATTGTTAAAAACTTCTTTTCCGAAAGGGAAAAAGGGAGTAAAAATAAAATCTAAGGGATTAGAACATATTGTTTATAATAAAATGGATGTTGATCTTAGAAACTTAGAACAACTAATTGATTCCAATCAAACCAATGCACTTTGTTTTATTTTATACTATATCATGGAAACAATGGTAGATGATAAGAAAACTTTGTCAGAGATAGTAGATCAGGTTTATGAAGAAATACTTAAAAGGGGTTTAGATATAGTATCCCCCTTTAAAGGGCATCCTGGGAATATGGCATTACCTAGAAAATATGAAATTGCAGGAATGCTAAATAGATTTCGATCATTAAAAATAAAATAA
- a CDS encoding tetratricopeptide repeat protein: MDIIDQAYQLYEKKQWKRAKILIRKEKNFEFNPVALNLAGSIEWKLGKIKAAKQYYLLATKWQKDFWPAYYNLGNLFYEMGKIDQAIQYYRVALSYKEDHFRIFYNIATCYLKKENIENAIYYFKKALELKPTHLESNINLAKTYFLKKEYKKSFLYFNTSLALDEENTVAKIGYEKSWKKLIS; the protein is encoded by the coding sequence ATGGATATCATCGATCAAGCATATCAACTTTATGAAAAGAAACAGTGGAAACGGGCTAAAATTTTGATTAGAAAAGAAAAAAATTTTGAGTTTAATCCCGTAGCTCTAAATTTAGCGGGAAGTATAGAGTGGAAATTAGGAAAAATAAAAGCAGCTAAGCAATATTATTTATTGGCAACAAAGTGGCAGAAAGATTTTTGGCCTGCTTATTATAATCTAGGAAATTTATTTTATGAAATGGGAAAGATAGATCAAGCAATCCAATACTATAGAGTAGCTTTAAGTTATAAAGAAGATCATTTTAGAATTTTTTATAATATAGCAACCTGTTATTTAAAAAAAGAAAATATTGAAAATGCTATTTATTATTTTAAAAAAGCTCTTGAATTAAAGCCTACTCATTTAGAATCTAATATTAATTTAGCTAAGACATATTTTTTAAAGAAAGAATACAAAAAATCTTTTTTGTATTTTAATACTTCATTAGCACTAGACGAAGAAAATACAGTGGCTAAAATAGGATATGAAAAATCTTGGAAAAAACTTATATCATAA
- a CDS encoding flagellar hook-basal body protein produces MYRILETGRTGLDALQKKMDTISNNLANLQTTGYKSLEVQFEDLIYDQVANKGVPLSREAREMSMELGTGSKIKDVQRQWKQGELEETSSPLDLAIEGKGFFGVEDKNGRFFLTRDGAFHIDGNGQLVDSRGNLVVAQINASLFQWNQISIDQEGRIFGKNQWGNSQEIGKIRLFDITNQNRLINVGENYFSVENEDILLTSENMEGEWGKICQGFLERSNVDPTKEMVNMLITQRAYQMNTKSITAADEMWSMVNQLRR; encoded by the coding sequence ATGTATCGAATATTAGAAACTGGAAGAACAGGTTTAGATGCTTTACAAAAAAAGATGGATACTATTTCAAATAACCTTGCCAATCTACAAACTACTGGATATAAAAGTTTAGAGGTACAATTTGAAGATCTTATATATGATCAAGTTGCTAATAAAGGAGTTCCTCTTTCACGAGAAGCTAGAGAAATGTCAATGGAACTGGGAACAGGAAGTAAAATTAAAGATGTTCAAAGACAATGGAAACAAGGTGAACTAGAGGAAACATCCAGTCCTTTAGATTTAGCCATTGAGGGAAAAGGATTTTTTGGAGTAGAAGATAAAAATGGAAGGTTTTTTCTTACAAGAGATGGGGCTTTTCATATAGATGGTAATGGCCAATTGGTAGATAGTCGAGGAAATTTAGTAGTAGCACAGATCAATGCTTCCCTTTTTCAATGGAACCAAATTAGCATAGATCAAGAGGGAAGGATTTTTGGTAAAAATCAATGGGGAAATTCCCAGGAAATAGGGAAAATTCGACTTTTTGATATAACTAATCAAAATAGGTTGATTAATGTAGGAGAAAACTATTTTTCTGTAGAAAATGAGGATATTTTATTGACTAGTGAAAATATGGAAGGAGAATGGGGGAAAATTTGTCAAGGATTTTTAGAAAGATCTAATGTAGATCCTACTAAAGAGATGGTAAATATGTTAATTACTCAGCGAGCTTATCAAATGAATACAAAAAGTATTACTGCTGCAGACGAAATGTGGAGTATGGTAAATCAATTGAGGAGATAA
- the flgF gene encoding flagellar basal-body rod protein FlgF, with protein MIRGLYTSAMGMITQQKRQENVSNNLANIETNGFKKQEIIAKAFDQMIVKNRAKISENILSPIGKIHLGVMIDGVYTDFEQGPLEETSHSLDLAIQGGGFFTIELPNGQLAYTRDGSFQINENGQLITKQGYLVLDHNLQSISLENERVQIDKNGSITSDSGQKFILNIVNFQNGQDLHRLGENLYILEGGQTVPAENYLIKQGFLEKSNVNPLEELVKMIEITRSFESNQRVIQAMDETLGKAVNEIGRLR; from the coding sequence ATGATTCGAGGATTATATACTAGTGCTATGGGAATGATTACACAACAAAAACGGCAAGAAAATGTATCTAATAATCTTGCTAATATAGAAACCAATGGTTTTAAAAAGCAAGAAATCATAGCAAAAGCATTTGACCAGATGATTGTAAAAAATAGAGCAAAGATTTCAGAAAATATTCTTTCTCCTATTGGAAAGATCCATTTAGGAGTTATGATAGATGGAGTATATACCGATTTTGAACAAGGACCATTAGAAGAAACTTCTCATTCGTTGGATCTTGCCATTCAAGGAGGAGGATTTTTTACAATAGAATTACCTAATGGACAATTGGCTTATACTAGGGATGGGAGTTTTCAAATTAATGAAAATGGGCAGCTGATTACAAAACAGGGTTATTTAGTATTAGATCACAATCTTCAAAGTATTTCTCTGGAAAATGAAAGGGTTCAAATAGATAAAAATGGTAGCATTACTTCTGATAGTGGACAAAAGTTTATTTTGAATATCGTAAATTTTCAAAATGGACAAGATTTACATAGGTTAGGAGAGAATCTTTATATTTTAGAAGGGGGACAGACTGTTCCCGCAGAGAACTATTTGATAAAACAAGGATTTTTAGAAAAATCTAATGTTAATCCTTTAGAAGAACTGGTAAAGATGATTGAAATTACTCGTAGTTTTGAATCCAATCAAAGAGTAATACAAGCCATGGATGAGACTTTAGGGAAAGCAGTCAATGAAATAGGACGTTTAAGATAG
- a CDS encoding DUF6115 domain-containing protein produces the protein MLYFLLFLGILLIFYGKRSIKRKEEVSGEAFQEILLEEQGKDRKALLINYELKTQLLTIQDHLEWLISKIEDLEEEIKEIKQEKRRIMEGNEKTIEKVSHKKSKSNDEQAQIMEKILKLTKEDKSIEEIASILHIGKGEVLFIQNLLKK, from the coding sequence ATGTTATATTTTCTACTTTTTTTAGGAATACTATTAATTTTTTATGGGAAAAGGTCTATAAAGAGGAAGGAAGAAGTATCTGGTGAGGCTTTTCAAGAAATTCTCCTAGAAGAGCAGGGAAAAGATAGAAAAGCATTGTTGATTAATTATGAATTAAAGACACAATTACTTACTATTCAAGATCATCTAGAATGGTTAATATCAAAAATAGAAGATCTAGAAGAAGAAATAAAAGAAATAAAACAAGAGAAGAGAAGGATTATGGAAGGTAATGAAAAAACAATAGAGAAAGTGTCCCATAAAAAATCTAAATCAAATGATGAGCAAGCACAAATAATGGAGAAGATTTTAAAATTAACAAAGGAAGATAAATCCATTGAAGAAATTGCATCTATCTTGCATATAGGAAAGGGGGAAGTATTATTTATACAAAATTTATTAAAAAAATAA
- a CDS encoding sigma-70 family RNA polymerase sigma factor gives MSSVYDFKSSYEEMIVKYLPLVVKIVDQMNIKSSSIYDREDLISVGIFGLIEAVKRYDSQKKIPFPHYAKWRIKGAIIDELRKNGRVSRDKMKKLNQVNQARNELQQKLLREPEDQELSKYLSISLEELHQIEDQIHYLSQYSLEEILFYGEEREFQLKDVIEDATIQTPEENIMQKEIKKRLLEAIECLNEREQLILSLYYKEEFTLKEIGEILNISLSRVSQIHGKILLKLRGILKKI, from the coding sequence ATGAGTAGTGTATATGATTTTAAATCTAGCTATGAAGAAATGATTGTAAAATATCTTCCATTAGTTGTAAAAATAGTAGATCAAATGAATATAAAAAGCAGTTCAATTTATGATAGAGAGGATTTAATCAGTGTAGGAATTTTCGGCTTAATAGAAGCTGTTAAGCGTTATGATTCTCAAAAAAAGATTCCATTTCCTCACTATGCAAAATGGAGGATTAAGGGTGCAATTATAGATGAATTAAGAAAAAATGGCAGAGTTTCTAGAGATAAAATGAAAAAACTAAATCAAGTGAATCAGGCAAGAAATGAATTACAACAAAAATTATTAAGAGAGCCGGAAGATCAAGAACTATCTAAATATCTCTCTATTTCTTTGGAAGAATTACATCAAATAGAAGATCAGATTCATTATTTATCGCAATATTCTTTAGAAGAGATTTTATTTTATGGAGAAGAAAGAGAATTTCAATTAAAAGATGTAATTGAAGATGCTACTATCCAAACTCCTGAAGAAAATATTATGCAAAAAGAAATAAAAAAACGATTGCTAGAAGCCATTGAATGTTTAAATGAGAGGGAGCAGTTGATACTAAGTTTATATTATAAAGAAGAATTCACTTTAAAGGAAATTGGAGAAATTTTAAACATCTCTTTGTCTAGGGTTTCTCAGATTCATGGAAAAATCTTGCTAAAATTAAGGGGAATTTTAAAAAAAATTTAG
- a CDS encoding GTP-binding protein — protein sequence MKIKRYIVKDMNEAMIKIRYELGKDALIVSNRWIRKKGIKGFFQKKDLEVIAAIDEKGRGSKNHNQEKNSSEIKNIFLEQEFQELKAKVNQLLKEKEKEENYKDKKKNQKIVFLKKLGFEEVFIESFSEYLKKADHSTEDSDLLYQYFEKFIKEKILIKKDGKEKIWIFIGPTGVGKTTTIAKIAAKETIENEKKVGLITLDTYRIGAVEQLSIYARILDIPLEIVMNPSDLLEAIQKLKDCDLILIDSTGGSCFNKKYLIETKKFLREIDQKRTVLLVSATTGNQDLKNIIQNYNSIGYDSIIMTKLDETQYYGRIFNIYQYTDKPLLFITTGQNVPKDILKVTEENLLDYFFNEVII from the coding sequence ATGAAGATTAAACGATATATTGTAAAGGATATGAATGAAGCGATGATAAAAATTCGCTATGAATTGGGAAAGGATGCTTTGATTGTAAGTAATCGATGGATTCGAAAAAAAGGGATTAAAGGTTTTTTTCAAAAAAAAGATTTGGAAGTGATTGCTGCTATTGATGAAAAGGGAAGAGGTAGCAAGAATCATAATCAAGAAAAAAATTCTTCAGAAATTAAAAATATCTTTTTAGAACAAGAATTTCAAGAATTAAAGGCAAAAGTAAACCAATTGTTAAAGGAAAAAGAAAAAGAAGAAAATTATAAGGATAAAAAGAAAAACCAAAAGATAGTTTTTTTAAAAAAGTTAGGATTTGAAGAAGTATTTATTGAAAGTTTTTCAGAATATCTTAAAAAAGCAGATCATTCTACAGAGGATAGTGATTTATTATATCAATATTTTGAAAAATTTATAAAAGAAAAGATTCTTATAAAAAAGGATGGAAAGGAAAAGATTTGGATTTTTATAGGTCCTACTGGGGTAGGGAAAACAACTACCATTGCAAAAATCGCAGCAAAAGAGACAATTGAAAATGAGAAAAAAGTAGGATTGATTACTTTAGATACTTATCGTATCGGAGCAGTAGAACAATTAAGCATATACGCAAGGATATTAGATATCCCTTTAGAAATAGTTATGAATCCATCTGATCTTTTAGAAGCTATTCAAAAATTAAAGGATTGTGACTTGATTTTGATAGACTCTACAGGGGGAAGCTGTTTTAATAAGAAATATTTAATAGAAACAAAAAAATTTTTAAGAGAAATAGATCAAAAAAGGACAGTGCTTTTAGTTAGTGCAACTACTGGGAATCAAGATCTAAAAAATATAATACAAAATTATAATTCCATAGGATATGATTCTATTATTATGACCAAATTAGATGAAACTCAATATTATGGTCGGATCTTTAATATTTATCAATATACGGATAAACCACTTTTGTTTATTACTACAGGACAAAATGTACCGAAAGATATTTTAAAAGTTACTGAAGAAAACTTATTGGATTATTTTTTTAATGAAGTGATTATATAA